One part of the Cyprinus carpio isolate SPL01 chromosome A25, ASM1834038v1, whole genome shotgun sequence genome encodes these proteins:
- the LOC109072234 gene encoding protein VAC14 homolog isoform X2 yields the protein MNTEKDFSPLTPNIVRALNDKLYEKRKVAALEIEKLVREFVAQNNSAQIRHVIQILATEFALSQHPHSRKGGLIGLAACSIALGKDSGLYLKELIDPVLTCFNDSDSRLRYYACEALYNIVKVARGAVLPHFNVLFDGLSKLAADPDPNVKSGSELLDRLLKDIVTESNKFDLVAFVPLLRERIYSNNQYARQFIISWIHVLESVPDINLLDYLPEFLDGLFQILGDSSKEIRRICEVVLGEFLKEIKKNPSSVKFAEMANILVIHCQVSDESKSTYDLIQLTSMTWMREFIQLAGRVVLPYSSGILTAVLPCLSYDDRKKSTKEAASACNHSLMKLVTPEDDVDDEESQTKSSPQSDGSPSKKESDLNDSLNESQESVGFSNISFFTPASSDRPAVTLDLDGIVQVLDRHLHDSSTGMMTRIAVLKWLYHLYIKTPRKMFKHTDSLFPMLLKTLSDESDEVILKDLEVLAEIASSPAGQTDASGSCNNSDSKTELHIPGCKVTDLSPSTPSMNSYFYKFMINLLKRFSLERKLLEMRGAFIIRQLCLLLHAENIFHSMADILLKEEDLKFASTMVQTLNTILLTSAELFQLRNQLKDLRTQESCALFCCLYRSWCHNPVATVSLCFLTQNYRHAYDLIQKFGDLEVTVDFLMEVDKLVQLIESPIFTYLRLQLLDVEHNPYLIKALYGLLMLLPQSQAFQLLSHRLSCVPNPELMRTVEDPKAPVKDKRLAQPHIDYSELLQHFDRVQSKHLEVRHQRAGRSEHPDRKL from the exons atgaacacagaaaagGATTTTTCTCCACTGACACCAAACATTGTGAGAGCTCTCAACGACAAACTGTACGAGAAGAGGAAGGTGGCAGCTCTTGAGATTGAAAA GCTTGTGCGGGAATTTGTAGCCCAGAACAACTCTGCACAGATCAGACATGTCATCCAGATACTGGCCACAGAGTTTGCGCTCTCCCAGCACCCTCACAGCCGAAAAGGAGGCCTCATTGGGTTGGCGGCATGCTCCATTGCACTGGGAAAA GATTCTGGATTGTACTTGAAAGAACTCATTGATCCAGTTCTTACCTGTTTCAATGACTCTGACAGCCGTCTGCGCTACTACGCCTGTGAGGCCCTTTACAATATAGTGAAGGTTGCCAGGGGAGCAGTGCTGCCCCACTTCAATGTGCTGTTTGATGGGCTTAGCAAG CTTGCTGCCGATCCTGATCCAAACGTAAAGAGTGGATCTGAGCTCCTGGATCGGCTTCTTAAG gacattgTAACAGAGAGCAACAAATTTGACCTAGTGGCTTTTGTCCCACTGTTGCGTGAGAGGATTTACTCAAACAACCAGTATGCCCGCCAGTTCATTATCTCCTGG ATCCATGTGTTGGAGTCGGTTCCTGATATCAACCTCCTGGATTATCTGCCAGAATTTCTAGACGGACTCTTTCAGATTCTTGGAGACAGCAGCAAAGAGATCAGGCGGAT ATGTGAGGTGGTTTTGGGGGAGTTCCTGAAAGAAATTAAGAAGAATCCTTCCAGTGTCAAATTCGCAGAAATGGCCAACATCTTAGTCATCCACTGTCAAGTGTCTGATGAATCAAAATCCA CTTACGATCTCATCCAGTTGACTTCGATGACATGGATGAGAGAATTCATTCAGCTTGCTGGAAGAGTGGTACTACCATACTCCTCTGGCATTCTGACAGCAGTGCTGCCTTGCCTTTCCTATGATGACCGCAAAAAGA GTACTAAAGAGGCTGCCAGTGCTTGTAATCATAGCCTGATGAAACTTGTGACTCCTGAAGATGATGTAGATGATGAAGAATCACAGACCAAATCTTCCCCTCAGAGCGATGGGTCTCCATCTAAGAAAGAGAGTGATTTGAATG ATTCCCTAAATGAGTCTCAGGAGTCAGTAGGCTTCAGCAACATCTCTTTCTTTACTCCAGCAAG TTCTGACAGGCCTGCGGTAACTCTGGATCTGGATGGCATAGTCCAAGTACTGGACAGACATTTACACGATTCATCCACCGGAATGATGACTCGCATCGCTGTCTTGAAGTGGTTGTACCATTTGTACATCAAGACCCCTCGCAAG ATGTTCAAGCACACTGATAGTTTGTTCCCCATGTTACTGAAGACACTATCAGATGAATCTGATGAA GTGATTTTAAAAGACTTGGAGGTTTTAGCAGAAATTGCATCATCACCTGCTGGTCAGACGGACGCGTCTGGGTCGTGCAACAACTCAGACAGCAAAACAGAGCTCCATATTCCAG GTTGTAAGGTGACAGATTTATCTCCCTCCACTCCCAGCATGAATTCATACTTCTACAAGTTCATGATTAATTTGCTCAAGCGCTTCAGTTTAGAGAGGAAGCTTCTAGAAATGAGAGGGGCCTTCATTATCAG GCAGCTGTGTCTCCTCCTGCATGCGGAGAACATATTTCACTCTATGGCAGACATCCTACTCAAGGAGGAAGATCTGAAGTTTGCCTCCACCATGGTGCAGACACTTAACACTATTCTGCTTACCTCGGCCGAACTCTTCCAGCTGCGGAACCAGCTCAAGGACTTGCGCACACAG GAAAGCTGTGCTCTTTTCTGCTGCCTCTATCGCTCTTGGTGTCACAATCCAGTGGCCACTGTGTCGCTGTGCTTCCTGACACAGAACTATCGGCATGCATACGACCTCATCCAGAAATT TGGAGATCTGGAGGTAACTGTGGACTTCCTCATGGAGGTGGATAAACTTGTGCAGCTAATCGAGAGCCCCATCTTCACCT ACCTTCGTCTGCAGCTACTGGATGTAGAGCATAACCCATATCTCATCAAGGCTCTGTACGGCCTGCTGATGTTGCTTCCTCAGAGTCAAGCTTTCCAGCTGCTCTCCCATCGGCTCAGCTGTGTGCCAAACCCTGAACTCATGAGGACCGT gGAAGACCCAAAGGCACCCGTCAAAGACAAACGATTAGCCCAGCCACACATCGACTACAGTGAACTGCTCCAGCACTTCGACAGAGTCCAGAGCAAACACCTGGAAGTGAGGCATCAGAGGGCGGGACGCTCTGAGCACCCAGACAGGAAGCTGTGA
- the LOC109072234 gene encoding protein VAC14 homolog isoform X1, whose product MNTEKDFSPLTPNIVRALNDKLYEKRKVAALEIEKLVREFVAQNNSAQIRHVIQILATEFALSQHPHSRKGGLIGLAACSIALGKDSGLYLKELIDPVLTCFNDSDSRLRYYACEALYNIVKVARGAVLPHFNVLFDGLSKLAADPDPNVKSGSELLDRLLKDIVTESNKFDLVAFVPLLRERIYSNNQYARQFIISWIHVLESVPDINLLDYLPEFLDGLFQILGDSSKEIRRICEVVLGEFLKEIKKNPSSVKFAEMANILVIHCQVSDESKSTYDLIQLTSMTWMREFIQLAGRVVLPYSSGILTAVLPCLSYDDRKKSTKEAASACNHSLMKLVTPEDDVDDEESQTKSSPQSDGSPSKKESDLNDSLNESQESVGFSNISFFTPASSDRPAVTLDLDGIVQVLDRHLHDSSTGMMTRIAVLKWLYHLYIKTPRKMFKHTDSLFPMLLKTLSDESDEVILKDLEVLAEIASSPAGQTDASGSCNNSDSKTELHIPGGVRDGQPVVVGCKVTDLSPSTPSMNSYFYKFMINLLKRFSLERKLLEMRGAFIIRQLCLLLHAENIFHSMADILLKEEDLKFASTMVQTLNTILLTSAELFQLRNQLKDLRTQESCALFCCLYRSWCHNPVATVSLCFLTQNYRHAYDLIQKFGDLEVTVDFLMEVDKLVQLIESPIFTYLRLQLLDVEHNPYLIKALYGLLMLLPQSQAFQLLSHRLSCVPNPELMRTVEDPKAPVKDKRLAQPHIDYSELLQHFDRVQSKHLEVRHQRAGRSEHPDRKL is encoded by the exons atgaacacagaaaagGATTTTTCTCCACTGACACCAAACATTGTGAGAGCTCTCAACGACAAACTGTACGAGAAGAGGAAGGTGGCAGCTCTTGAGATTGAAAA GCTTGTGCGGGAATTTGTAGCCCAGAACAACTCTGCACAGATCAGACATGTCATCCAGATACTGGCCACAGAGTTTGCGCTCTCCCAGCACCCTCACAGCCGAAAAGGAGGCCTCATTGGGTTGGCGGCATGCTCCATTGCACTGGGAAAA GATTCTGGATTGTACTTGAAAGAACTCATTGATCCAGTTCTTACCTGTTTCAATGACTCTGACAGCCGTCTGCGCTACTACGCCTGTGAGGCCCTTTACAATATAGTGAAGGTTGCCAGGGGAGCAGTGCTGCCCCACTTCAATGTGCTGTTTGATGGGCTTAGCAAG CTTGCTGCCGATCCTGATCCAAACGTAAAGAGTGGATCTGAGCTCCTGGATCGGCTTCTTAAG gacattgTAACAGAGAGCAACAAATTTGACCTAGTGGCTTTTGTCCCACTGTTGCGTGAGAGGATTTACTCAAACAACCAGTATGCCCGCCAGTTCATTATCTCCTGG ATCCATGTGTTGGAGTCGGTTCCTGATATCAACCTCCTGGATTATCTGCCAGAATTTCTAGACGGACTCTTTCAGATTCTTGGAGACAGCAGCAAAGAGATCAGGCGGAT ATGTGAGGTGGTTTTGGGGGAGTTCCTGAAAGAAATTAAGAAGAATCCTTCCAGTGTCAAATTCGCAGAAATGGCCAACATCTTAGTCATCCACTGTCAAGTGTCTGATGAATCAAAATCCA CTTACGATCTCATCCAGTTGACTTCGATGACATGGATGAGAGAATTCATTCAGCTTGCTGGAAGAGTGGTACTACCATACTCCTCTGGCATTCTGACAGCAGTGCTGCCTTGCCTTTCCTATGATGACCGCAAAAAGA GTACTAAAGAGGCTGCCAGTGCTTGTAATCATAGCCTGATGAAACTTGTGACTCCTGAAGATGATGTAGATGATGAAGAATCACAGACCAAATCTTCCCCTCAGAGCGATGGGTCTCCATCTAAGAAAGAGAGTGATTTGAATG ATTCCCTAAATGAGTCTCAGGAGTCAGTAGGCTTCAGCAACATCTCTTTCTTTACTCCAGCAAG TTCTGACAGGCCTGCGGTAACTCTGGATCTGGATGGCATAGTCCAAGTACTGGACAGACATTTACACGATTCATCCACCGGAATGATGACTCGCATCGCTGTCTTGAAGTGGTTGTACCATTTGTACATCAAGACCCCTCGCAAG ATGTTCAAGCACACTGATAGTTTGTTCCCCATGTTACTGAAGACACTATCAGATGAATCTGATGAA GTGATTTTAAAAGACTTGGAGGTTTTAGCAGAAATTGCATCATCACCTGCTGGTCAGACGGACGCGTCTGGGTCGTGCAACAACTCAGACAGCAAAACAGAGCTCCATATTCCAGGTGGGGTCAGAGATGGGCAGCCAGTGGTGGTTG GTTGTAAGGTGACAGATTTATCTCCCTCCACTCCCAGCATGAATTCATACTTCTACAAGTTCATGATTAATTTGCTCAAGCGCTTCAGTTTAGAGAGGAAGCTTCTAGAAATGAGAGGGGCCTTCATTATCAG GCAGCTGTGTCTCCTCCTGCATGCGGAGAACATATTTCACTCTATGGCAGACATCCTACTCAAGGAGGAAGATCTGAAGTTTGCCTCCACCATGGTGCAGACACTTAACACTATTCTGCTTACCTCGGCCGAACTCTTCCAGCTGCGGAACCAGCTCAAGGACTTGCGCACACAG GAAAGCTGTGCTCTTTTCTGCTGCCTCTATCGCTCTTGGTGTCACAATCCAGTGGCCACTGTGTCGCTGTGCTTCCTGACACAGAACTATCGGCATGCATACGACCTCATCCAGAAATT TGGAGATCTGGAGGTAACTGTGGACTTCCTCATGGAGGTGGATAAACTTGTGCAGCTAATCGAGAGCCCCATCTTCACCT ACCTTCGTCTGCAGCTACTGGATGTAGAGCATAACCCATATCTCATCAAGGCTCTGTACGGCCTGCTGATGTTGCTTCCTCAGAGTCAAGCTTTCCAGCTGCTCTCCCATCGGCTCAGCTGTGTGCCAAACCCTGAACTCATGAGGACCGT gGAAGACCCAAAGGCACCCGTCAAAGACAAACGATTAGCCCAGCCACACATCGACTACAGTGAACTGCTCCAGCACTTCGACAGAGTCCAGAGCAAACACCTGGAAGTGAGGCATCAGAGGGCGGGACGCTCTGAGCACCCAGACAGGAAGCTGTGA